The Paraburkholderia sp. ZP32-5 genome includes a window with the following:
- a CDS encoding sigma-54-dependent transcriptional regulator, which produces MPHVLIVDDDASTREALSAIIGEDGLTTATAGDLREARIQLVRQMPDVVFTDLKLPDGSGVDLFEDLDPRSGVEVIVITGHATVESAVSALKMGAADYLVKPINMQRVKAILSRLPRAGDLKAEIGTLRGELRRMGRFGLMLGNSPAMQEVYDQISRVAPTAASVMLVGESGTGKEVAAQTLHELSLRRKHAFLAVNCGAISPNLIESEMFGHERGSFTGADRQHKGYFERANGGTLFLDEITEMPIELQVKLLRVLETGMFMRVGTTKEIETDVRLIAATNRDPEQAVLEGKLRLDLYHRLNVFPISLPPLRERGKDVELLAQAFLDELNERHGTKKHFPAAVKEMLLSYPWPGNVRELKNYVQRAHIMSGADSDSTATVPLQITLSKPSAGTAITIPFGTSLAEADRQLILATLEQCGGVKTRAAEILGISLKTLYNRLVEYGNDAREDGDAADESRALGGADA; this is translated from the coding sequence ATGCCACATGTACTGATTGTCGATGACGATGCAAGTACCCGCGAGGCGCTGTCCGCCATCATCGGCGAAGACGGGCTGACCACCGCCACCGCGGGCGATCTGCGCGAAGCGCGGATTCAACTGGTCCGGCAGATGCCGGATGTCGTGTTCACCGATCTCAAGCTGCCCGACGGCAGCGGGGTCGATCTGTTCGAAGATCTCGATCCACGTTCGGGCGTGGAAGTGATCGTGATCACCGGCCACGCGACGGTGGAGTCGGCGGTCAGCGCGCTGAAGATGGGTGCGGCCGACTACCTGGTCAAACCGATCAACATGCAGCGCGTGAAGGCGATCCTGTCGCGTCTGCCGCGTGCCGGCGACCTGAAGGCCGAGATCGGCACGTTGCGCGGCGAGTTGCGCCGCATGGGGCGGTTTGGCCTGATGCTCGGCAATTCGCCGGCCATGCAGGAGGTCTACGATCAGATCAGCCGGGTCGCGCCGACTGCGGCGTCGGTGATGCTGGTCGGCGAATCGGGCACCGGCAAGGAAGTCGCCGCGCAGACGCTGCACGAGCTGAGTCTGCGTCGCAAGCATGCGTTCCTCGCGGTGAACTGCGGCGCGATCTCGCCGAACCTGATCGAATCGGAGATGTTCGGCCACGAGCGCGGCTCGTTCACCGGCGCGGACCGGCAGCACAAAGGCTATTTCGAGCGCGCGAACGGCGGCACGCTGTTCCTCGATGAAATCACCGAGATGCCGATCGAGTTGCAGGTGAAGCTGCTGCGCGTACTCGAAACCGGCATGTTCATGCGCGTCGGTACGACCAAGGAAATCGAAACCGACGTGCGTCTGATCGCGGCCACCAATCGCGATCCGGAGCAGGCGGTGCTCGAAGGCAAGCTGCGGCTCGATCTGTATCACCGCTTGAACGTGTTTCCGATCAGCCTGCCGCCGCTGCGCGAGCGCGGCAAGGACGTCGAGCTGCTCGCGCAGGCGTTCCTCGACGAGCTCAACGAACGGCATGGCACGAAGAAGCATTTCCCGGCCGCGGTCAAGGAGATGCTGCTGTCGTACCCATGGCCCGGCAACGTGCGCGAACTAAAGAATTACGTGCAGCGCGCGCACATCATGTCGGGCGCGGATTCGGATAGCACGGCGACCGTGCCGTTGCAGATCACGTTGTCGAAGCCGTCGGCCGGCACCGCGATCACGATTCCGTTCGGCACGTCGCTTGCCGAAGCGGATCGTCAGCTGATTCTCGCGACGCTCGAACAATGCGGCGGCGTGAAAACGCGCGCGGCGGAAATTCTCGGCATCAGCCTGAAGACGCTGTACAACCGCCTCGTCGAATATGGCAACGATGCGCGTGAAGATGGCGATGCCGCCGACGAATCGCGCGCACTCGGCGGCGCGGATGCCTGA
- a CDS encoding glutathione S-transferase family protein yields MSDITLYFAPASRAFTARWLLEELGLPYRVKTVSLRKGAQKSPSYLQINSMGKVPALTDGPVTVSENPAICIYLADRYSLGNLAPRLDAAERGSYLRWMIFSTAVFEPAIYLEDDGDELAASGRGWGSRSSVLEVLDDALCVGPWLLGEQFSAADVMLGSLLSIALFNQRIAQPAESLVRYAERLSRRPAYERAAKATWP; encoded by the coding sequence GTGTCTGACATCACGCTCTACTTCGCGCCCGCAAGCAGAGCGTTTACCGCTCGCTGGTTACTCGAAGAACTTGGGCTACCGTACCGGGTGAAGACAGTCAGCTTGCGTAAAGGCGCTCAAAAATCGCCGAGCTATCTGCAAATCAATTCGATGGGCAAGGTTCCCGCGCTGACGGACGGTCCGGTGACCGTTTCGGAGAACCCGGCCATCTGCATTTATCTGGCGGATCGCTACAGTCTGGGCAATCTGGCACCCCGATTGGATGCAGCGGAGCGAGGCAGCTACCTGCGCTGGATGATCTTTTCCACCGCGGTTTTCGAGCCTGCGATTTATCTCGAGGACGATGGCGATGAGTTGGCTGCGAGTGGTCGCGGCTGGGGCAGTCGGTCCAGCGTACTGGAAGTTCTGGACGACGCGCTTTGCGTTGGCCCCTGGTTGCTAGGTGAACAGTTTTCCGCCGCCGATGTGATGCTTGGCTCGTTGCTTTCGATCGCCCTGTTCAATCAGCGCATCGCACAGCCGGCGGAATCTCTTGTCCGCTACGCGGAGCGTTTGTCGCGGAGACCCGCCTATGAGCGCGCGGCGAAGGCAACGTGGCCGTAG
- a CDS encoding MFS transporter — translation MHAQSSRKDGSAPSATPSFERATEPGLPVPQRYWAMLVIALGLTLSVLDGAIANVALPTIARNLQASAAGSIWVVNAYQLAITVTMLPLASLGDRIGYRRVYLSGLILFTVASFGCALSTSLPALALARVFQGFGAAGAMSVNTALVRMIYPPARLGRGIALNAMVVAVSSAVGPTIAAGVLAIASWPWLFAINVPIGLVTFIVGIKALPLNAGHESPYDYLSAIMNAFVFGLLIFAVDGLGHGENFGYVTLEAGAALLIGYFFVRRQLTQPAPLLPIDLLRIPVFALSIGTSVCSFCAQMLAFVSLPFLLQDTLGMSQVETGLLMTPWPAIIIIAAPVAGVLADKVSSGWLGGVGLATMAVGLLLLATLGPHPDALQIAWRMALCGAGFGIFQSPNNRTILSSAPRERSGGASGMLGTARLTGQTLGAALVALIFGVAPKNGPIITLYVAAGFSAVAAVVSTMRVMQKAPTPA, via the coding sequence ATGCACGCACAATCCTCGCGCAAGGACGGCTCCGCGCCCTCCGCCACGCCTTCGTTCGAACGGGCAACCGAACCGGGCCTGCCGGTCCCGCAACGCTACTGGGCGATGCTCGTCATCGCGCTCGGACTCACGCTGTCGGTGCTCGACGGCGCGATCGCCAACGTCGCGCTGCCGACGATCGCCCGCAATCTGCAAGCCAGCGCGGCCGGCTCGATCTGGGTCGTCAATGCCTATCAGCTCGCGATCACCGTGACGATGCTGCCGCTCGCGTCGCTCGGCGACCGCATCGGCTACCGGCGCGTCTATCTATCCGGGCTGATCCTGTTTACGGTCGCGTCGTTTGGCTGCGCGCTGTCCACGTCGCTGCCGGCGCTCGCACTCGCCCGCGTGTTCCAGGGCTTCGGCGCGGCCGGCGCGATGAGCGTGAACACGGCGCTCGTGCGCATGATCTATCCGCCGGCGCGGCTCGGCCGCGGCATCGCGCTAAACGCGATGGTGGTCGCGGTGTCGTCGGCGGTCGGGCCGACCATCGCGGCGGGCGTACTCGCGATCGCATCGTGGCCGTGGCTGTTTGCGATCAACGTGCCGATCGGTCTCGTGACGTTCATCGTCGGCATCAAGGCGCTGCCGTTGAACGCCGGCCACGAATCGCCTTACGACTATCTGAGCGCGATCATGAACGCGTTCGTATTCGGCCTGCTGATTTTCGCGGTCGATGGGCTCGGTCACGGCGAGAACTTCGGCTATGTCACGCTCGAAGCAGGCGCGGCGCTGCTGATCGGCTATTTCTTCGTGCGCCGGCAGCTGACGCAGCCCGCGCCGCTACTGCCGATCGACCTGCTGCGCATACCGGTGTTCGCGCTGTCGATCGGTACCTCGGTCTGCTCGTTCTGCGCGCAGATGCTCGCGTTCGTCTCGTTGCCGTTCCTGCTGCAGGACACGCTCGGCATGTCGCAGGTCGAAACCGGTCTGTTGATGACGCCATGGCCCGCGATCATCATCATCGCGGCGCCGGTCGCGGGCGTGCTGGCGGACAAAGTGTCGTCGGGTTGGCTCGGCGGCGTCGGGCTCGCGACGATGGCGGTCGGCCTGCTGCTGCTCGCCACGCTCGGGCCGCATCCGGACGCGTTGCAGATTGCGTGGCGCATGGCGCTGTGCGGCGCGGGCTTCGGCATTTTCCAGTCGCCGAACAACCGCACGATTTTGTCGTCCGCGCCGCGCGAACGCAGCGGCGGCGCGAGCGGCATGCTCGGCACCGCGCGCCTGACCGGCCAGACGCTCGGCGCGGCACTGGTCGCGCTGATCTTCGGCGTCGCGCCGAAGAACGGGCCGATCATTACGCTGTATGTCGCAGCGGGATTCTCGGCGGTCGCGGCGGTCGTCAGCACGATGCGCGTGATGCAGAAGGCACCGACACCGGCTTGA
- a CDS encoding CsbD family protein yields the protein MNKDQVKGVGEQIKGKVNEAVGKATNNPAKELKGDLQQGAGKVQKAYGDAKEDAKDQAKENAKRNHP from the coding sequence ATGAATAAGGACCAGGTGAAGGGCGTAGGCGAACAGATCAAGGGCAAGGTCAACGAGGCAGTTGGCAAGGCCACGAATAATCCTGCGAAGGAATTGAAGGGCGATTTGCAGCAAGGCGCGGGCAAGGTGCAGAAGGCCTACGGCGACGCGAAGGAGGACGCCAAGGATCAGGCGAAAGAGAACGCCAAGCGTAACCATCCGTGA
- the otsA gene encoding alpha,alpha-trehalose-phosphate synthase (UDP-forming): MSRLIVVSNRVAPIQEARPAAGGLAIGVLDALKETGGVWFGWSGETVGEPSAPVIEKQGNVTYATVGLTKRDYDQYYRGFSNTTLWPTFHYRNDLSRYDREEYAGYLRVNTIFAKQLKDLLKPDDIIWVHDYHLLPFARELRELGVKNPIGFFLHIPFPVPEVLRTIPPHDELVKAMCSYDVIGFQTEADRQSFVDYIERGHHGTSSEDGMVHAFNRFLKVGAYPIGIYPDAIAKAAEQFTDRKPVKSLRDGMRGRKLIMSVDRLDYSKGLVERFQAFERLLQNAPGWHGRVSLVQIAPPTRADVQTYQRIRQTLEGEAGRINGRFAQLDWTPIQYLNRKYERNLLMALFRQSQVGYVTPLRDGMNLVAKEYVASQDPADPGVLVLSQFAGAAEQLPGALVVNPFDLSQMAEALERALSMPLAERQARHADMMKPLRENNLSVWRDTLLDDLRNVATASSVTAKAVKLADVAASSS; the protein is encoded by the coding sequence ATGAGCAGATTGATCGTGGTATCGAATCGTGTCGCACCGATCCAGGAAGCGCGCCCGGCAGCGGGCGGACTCGCGATCGGCGTGCTGGACGCGCTGAAGGAAACCGGCGGCGTCTGGTTCGGCTGGAGCGGCGAAACCGTCGGCGAGCCATCCGCGCCCGTGATCGAGAAGCAGGGCAACGTGACCTACGCGACGGTCGGCCTCACCAAGCGCGACTATGACCAGTATTACCGCGGTTTTTCGAACACGACGCTGTGGCCGACCTTCCATTACCGCAACGACCTGTCGCGCTACGATCGCGAGGAATACGCGGGCTATCTGCGCGTGAATACGATTTTCGCGAAGCAGCTGAAGGATTTGCTGAAGCCCGACGACATCATCTGGGTTCACGACTACCATCTGCTGCCGTTCGCGCGCGAGCTGCGCGAACTCGGCGTGAAAAATCCGATCGGCTTTTTCCTGCACATTCCGTTTCCGGTTCCCGAGGTGCTGCGCACGATTCCGCCGCACGACGAACTCGTCAAGGCGATGTGCAGCTACGACGTGATCGGCTTCCAGACCGAGGCCGACCGTCAGTCGTTCGTCGACTATATCGAGCGCGGCCATCACGGCACGTCGAGCGAAGACGGCATGGTCCACGCGTTCAACCGCTTCCTGAAGGTAGGCGCGTATCCGATCGGTATCTATCCGGATGCGATTGCGAAGGCCGCCGAACAATTCACCGACCGCAAGCCGGTGAAGAGCCTGCGCGACGGCATGCGCGGGCGCAAGCTGATCATGAGCGTCGACCGGCTCGACTATTCGAAGGGCCTCGTCGAGCGCTTCCAGGCCTTCGAGCGGCTGCTGCAGAACGCGCCCGGCTGGCACGGCCGCGTGTCGCTCGTGCAGATCGCGCCGCCGACGCGCGCCGACGTGCAGACCTATCAGCGCATCCGGCAAACGCTCGAAGGCGAAGCGGGGCGTATCAACGGCCGCTTCGCGCAACTCGACTGGACGCCGATCCAGTATCTGAACCGCAAGTACGAACGCAATCTGCTGATGGCGCTGTTCCGGCAGTCGCAGGTCGGCTATGTGACGCCGTTGCGCGACGGCATGAATCTGGTCGCGAAGGAATACGTCGCGTCGCAGGATCCGGCCGATCCGGGCGTGCTCGTGCTGTCGCAATTCGCCGGTGCCGCCGAGCAGTTGCCGGGCGCGCTGGTCGTCAATCCGTTCGATCTGTCGCAGATGGCCGAAGCGCTCGAGCGCGCGCTATCGATGCCGCTCGCCGAGCGCCAGGCGCGTCACGCGGACATGATGAAGCCGCTGCGCGAAAACAACCTGTCGGTGTGGCGCGATACGCTGCTCGACGATCTGCGCAATGTTGCGACCGCGTCTTCGGTGACGGCCAAAGCGGTAAAGCTCGCTGACGTGGCGGCATCGTCGTCGTAA
- a CDS encoding YbhB/YbcL family Raf kinase inhibitor-like protein — protein MADFRLWSDDFPTNGFMPKAHEYNDKAFGVDGENISPSLQWEAPPADTQSFALTVHDPDAPTGSGFWHWVVVNIPADARSLARNAGKADGSLLPQGAMQVCNDYGTVGFGGAAPPRGDRTHRYIFRLHALKVPHLSITAETTNAVARFMTHLNELDSTTHTGLYELK, from the coding sequence ATGGCTGACTTCCGTCTCTGGTCCGACGACTTTCCCACCAACGGCTTCATGCCGAAAGCGCACGAATACAACGACAAGGCGTTCGGCGTCGATGGCGAAAACATCTCGCCGTCGCTGCAATGGGAAGCCCCGCCCGCGGACACGCAAAGCTTCGCGCTGACCGTTCACGATCCCGACGCGCCGACCGGCAGCGGCTTCTGGCATTGGGTGGTCGTCAACATCCCGGCCGATGCCCGCTCGCTGGCGCGCAATGCCGGCAAGGCCGACGGTTCGCTGTTGCCGCAAGGCGCGATGCAGGTGTGCAACGACTACGGGACTGTCGGCTTCGGTGGCGCCGCGCCGCCGCGCGGCGATCGCACGCATCGCTATATCTTCCGGCTGCATGCGCTGAAGGTGCCGCATCTGTCGATCACCGCGGAGACCACCAACGCGGTCGCGCGCTTCATGACGCACCTGAACGAACTCGACTCGACAACCCACACGGGACTTTACGAGCTCAAATAA
- the dcm gene encoding DNA (cytosine-5-)-methyltransferase: protein MTLAAPLDLLRQARARFTQREIAAHVGKDIKTVRRWEKGETPCPAMLEPALRDLLQRPRAASPAHGTARFRFIDLFAGIGGIRMGFEAQGGECVFTSEWNEFSTRTYRENYGERYQADAAEEADAADGAAASEHTLIGDIVTFPAEDVPSHDVLLGGFPCQPFSIAGVSKKNALGRPHGFECTTQGTLFFDVARIIAAKRPAAFLLENVKNLLSHDKGRTFDVILQTLRDELGYEVHHRVIDGQHFTPQHRERIIIVGFRGKTSFSWDDLRLPEHGPRLGSILHRTDGSEPVLPWDHDRFFDHATRRIQPKYTLTPKLWAYLQNYAAKHRAAGNGFGFGMAYPDSVTRTLSARYHKDGSEILVYQGEELRPRRLTPRECARLMGFPDTFRIPVSDTQAYRQFGNSVVMPVMREVARIMLPHVQTLLANPTRHGSKH from the coding sequence GTGACCCTCGCCGCCCCGCTCGACCTGCTCCGGCAGGCGCGCGCCCGCTTCACCCAACGCGAAATCGCCGCGCATGTCGGCAAGGACATCAAGACCGTACGTCGCTGGGAGAAAGGCGAGACGCCTTGCCCCGCGATGCTGGAGCCCGCGTTGCGCGATCTGCTGCAACGCCCGCGCGCGGCGAGCCCGGCGCACGGCACCGCGCGATTCCGCTTTATCGATCTGTTCGCGGGCATCGGCGGAATTCGGATGGGCTTCGAGGCGCAAGGCGGCGAGTGCGTGTTCACCAGCGAGTGGAACGAATTCTCGACGCGCACCTATCGCGAAAACTACGGCGAACGGTATCAGGCAGACGCAGCCGAGGAAGCCGACGCGGCTGACGGCGCGGCGGCCAGCGAACATACGTTAATCGGCGACATCGTCACCTTTCCCGCCGAAGACGTGCCGAGCCACGACGTGCTGCTCGGCGGCTTTCCGTGCCAGCCGTTCTCGATCGCCGGCGTCAGCAAGAAAAACGCGCTCGGGCGTCCGCACGGCTTCGAATGCACGACCCAGGGCACGCTCTTTTTCGACGTCGCGCGGATCATCGCCGCGAAGCGCCCCGCCGCGTTCCTGCTCGAAAACGTCAAAAACCTGCTGTCGCACGACAAAGGCCGCACCTTCGACGTGATCCTGCAAACGCTGCGCGACGAACTCGGCTACGAGGTGCATCACCGCGTGATCGATGGTCAGCATTTCACGCCGCAGCATCGCGAGCGCATCATCATCGTCGGCTTTCGCGGCAAGACGTCGTTCTCATGGGACGATCTGCGCCTGCCCGAGCACGGCCCGCGGCTCGGCTCGATCCTGCATCGCACGGACGGCAGCGAGCCGGTGCTGCCATGGGACCACGACCGCTTCTTCGATCACGCCACGCGCCGCATCCAGCCGAAGTACACGCTCACGCCGAAGCTTTGGGCCTATCTGCAGAACTACGCGGCCAAGCATCGCGCGGCGGGCAACGGCTTCGGTTTCGGCATGGCTTATCCGGACAGCGTCACGCGCACGCTGTCGGCGCGTTATCACAAGGACGGCTCCGAAATCCTCGTCTATCAAGGCGAGGAACTGCGCCCACGGCGGCTGACGCCGCGCGAATGCGCGCGCCTGATGGGCTTTCCCGACACCTTCCGGATTCCGGTCAGCGATACCCAGGCCTACCGGCAATTCGGCAACAGCGTCGTGATGCCGGTGATGCGCGAAGTGGCGCGCATCATGCTGCCGCATGTGCAAACCCTGCTCGCCAACCCGACCCGCCATGGTTCGAAACATTAA
- a CDS encoding glutathione binding-like protein — protein sequence MTDLSAFPITKKWPAAHPDRIQLYSLPTPNGVKVSIMLEETGLPYEPHLVRFDADDQTSPEFMSLNPNNKIPAIVDPNGPDGKPLPLFESGAILIYLADKSGQLMPQDAAGRYETIQWVMFQMGGIGPMFGQVGFFHKFAGKEYEDKRPRDRYIAESKRLLGVLEQRLEGRKWVMGDHYSIADIAIFPWVRNLVGFYEAGELVGIQNFPNVKRVLAAFVERPAVARGLDIPKRPS from the coding sequence ATGACCGATCTTTCCGCTTTCCCGATCACGAAGAAATGGCCGGCCGCGCATCCGGACCGGATTCAGCTGTACTCGCTGCCGACGCCGAACGGCGTGAAAGTCTCGATCATGCTCGAGGAAACCGGTTTGCCGTACGAACCGCATCTGGTGCGTTTCGATGCCGACGACCAGACGTCGCCCGAGTTCATGTCGCTGAACCCGAACAACAAGATTCCGGCGATCGTCGACCCGAACGGCCCGGACGGCAAACCGCTGCCGCTGTTCGAATCGGGCGCGATCCTGATCTACCTCGCGGACAAAAGCGGCCAGTTGATGCCGCAGGATGCGGCCGGCCGCTACGAAACGATCCAGTGGGTGATGTTCCAGATGGGCGGCATCGGCCCGATGTTCGGCCAGGTCGGCTTCTTCCACAAATTCGCCGGCAAGGAATACGAGGACAAGCGCCCGCGCGATCGCTACATCGCCGAATCGAAACGGCTGCTCGGCGTGCTGGAACAACGCCTCGAAGGACGCAAATGGGTGATGGGCGATCACTATTCGATCGCCGATATCGCGATCTTCCCGTGGGTGCGCAATCTGGTCGGCTTTTACGAAGCGGGCGAACTGGTCGGGATTCAGAACTTCCCGAATGTGAAGCGGGTGCTCGCTGCGTTCGTCGAGCGTCCGGCGGTGGCGCGGGGGTTGGATATTCCGAAGCGTCCGAGTTGA
- a CDS encoding very short patch repair endonuclease, translated as MVDIVDSATRSRMMSGIRGRNTKPEILIRSLLHRQGFRFRLDARDLPGRPDIVLPRYRAVVLVHGCFWHGHDCHLFKWPQTRPEFWRDKIGRNRSNDDKVRDALLASGWRVAVVWECALRGANRDIAGVIERLVQWLQSDVREFEERA; from the coding sequence ATGGTCGATATCGTCGACAGCGCGACGCGCAGCCGGATGATGTCCGGCATTCGCGGCCGCAATACCAAGCCGGAGATCCTGATCCGCAGCCTGCTGCACCGCCAGGGCTTTCGCTTCCGGCTCGACGCGCGCGATCTGCCCGGCCGGCCCGACATCGTGCTGCCGCGCTATCGCGCGGTGGTGCTCGTGCATGGCTGTTTCTGGCACGGGCACGACTGTCATCTGTTCAAATGGCCGCAGACGCGCCCGGAGTTCTGGCGCGACAAGATCGGCCGCAATCGCAGCAACGACGACAAGGTGCGCGACGCGCTGCTCGCGAGCGGCTGGCGCGTCGCGGTCGTGTGGGAATGCGCCTTGCGGGGCGCAAATCGCGATATCGCGGGCGTGATCGAGCGGCTCGTTCAATGGCTGCAAAGCGACGTGCGCGAGTTCGAGGAACGCGCATAA